The proteins below come from a single Thermotoga sp. KOL6 genomic window:
- a CDS encoding 2-oxoacid:acceptor oxidoreductase family protein, giving the protein MGYHGIIIAGFGGQGVMLMGQVLATAAVIEGKNTTWLPSYGPEMRGGTANCTVVIDEKPVTSPIIDHPTEVIAMNLPSMIKFGPRLKAGGILFVNSSVVDKKLERKDVEIIEIPANDIAEEIGLQKVANMVMLGAFIETTKVVRFESIEKALEEKLKGSKRMFLSVNLDAIRRGSDFVKNKYKVRT; this is encoded by the coding sequence ATGGGATACCATGGGATAATAATAGCGGGTTTCGGTGGACAGGGTGTCATGCTCATGGGGCAAGTGCTTGCTACAGCCGCCGTTATTGAAGGGAAAAATACCACATGGCTTCCTTCGTATGGTCCAGAGATGCGAGGAGGTACTGCCAATTGTACAGTCGTGATAGATGAAAAACCTGTGACATCACCTATCATAGACCATCCAACGGAAGTGATTGCCATGAACCTTCCTTCAATGATAAAGTTTGGGCCAAGATTGAAAGCAGGAGGGATTCTCTTTGTAAACTCATCGGTGGTGGATAAAAAGCTCGAAAGGAAAGACGTAGAAATAATAGAGATACCTGCAAACGATATTGCGGAAGAAATAGGCCTGCAGAAAGTAGCAAACATGGTAATGTTGGGTGCCTTTATAGAAACAACAAAAGTAGTAAGATTTGAATCCATTGAAAAAGCTTTGGAAGAAAAACTCAAAGGGTCCAAACGCATGTTTCTGAGTGTCAACTTGGATGCGATAAGAAGGGGATCAGACTTTGTCAAAAACAAGTATAAAGTCAGAACGTAA
- the buk gene encoding butyrate kinase: MFRILTINPGSTSTKVAIFEDEKMIKFHKISHSVSELKKFQRIIDQLEFREKLVREFVTSSGYELSSFSAFVGRGGLIDPVPGGVYLVDTYMIETLKNAKNGEHASNLGALIAHNLASETGVPAYIVDPVVVDEMENIARISGHPDYQRRSIFHALNQKAVAREVAESFGRKYNEVNLIVAHMGGGISIAAHRKGRVVDVNNALDGDGPFTPERSGTLPLTQLIDLCYSGEYSYEEMKKRIVGNGGLVAYLGTNDAQEVQRRIKEGDKYAEIVYKAMAYQIAKWIGKMAAVLKGEVDAVVLTGGLAYDREFLVPWISERVNFIAPVVVIPGSDEEKALALSVLRVLRGEERPKNYTQEAKEWREKYGAYIDGTIR; the protein is encoded by the coding sequence GTGTTCCGCATTCTTACCATAAATCCAGGTTCTACATCAACAAAAGTTGCAATCTTTGAAGATGAGAAAATGATCAAGTTCCATAAGATTTCTCATTCGGTATCAGAACTCAAAAAATTTCAACGAATAATCGATCAACTTGAGTTCAGAGAAAAACTAGTGAGGGAATTTGTTACATCGTCCGGTTACGAATTATCTTCTTTCTCTGCTTTCGTTGGTCGTGGAGGTCTAATAGATCCCGTCCCGGGAGGAGTGTATCTTGTAGATACCTACATGATAGAAACTTTAAAGAATGCAAAAAACGGAGAACATGCCTCTAATTTGGGGGCTCTTATAGCCCACAACCTGGCTTCGGAAACGGGTGTTCCTGCCTACATAGTTGACCCTGTCGTAGTTGATGAAATGGAAAACATTGCCCGTATAAGTGGGCATCCCGACTATCAAAGAAGATCCATATTTCACGCTCTAAATCAAAAAGCTGTTGCCAGGGAAGTTGCCGAATCTTTTGGTAGGAAATACAACGAGGTAAATCTAATCGTAGCGCATATGGGAGGAGGCATTTCTATCGCCGCTCACAGAAAAGGGAGAGTGGTTGATGTCAACAATGCTCTAGATGGTGATGGACCTTTCACTCCAGAACGTAGTGGTACTCTCCCTTTAACGCAGCTCATAGATTTATGTTACAGCGGAGAGTATTCTTACGAGGAGATGAAAAAACGTATCGTTGGTAACGGAGGACTTGTTGCATATCTGGGCACAAATGATGCACAAGAAGTTCAAAGAAGGATAAAAGAAGGAGACAAATATGCAGAGATCGTCTACAAAGCCATGGCTTATCAAATAGCGAAATGGATTGGTAAGATGGCGGCTGTTTTGAAAGGTGAAGTTGATGCTGTTGTGCTCACGGGCGGGCTAGCATACGATAGAGAGTTTCTCGTTCCGTGGATCAGCGAAAGAGTGAACTTCATCGCACCGGTTGTTGTCATCCCAGGAAGTGACGAAGAAAAAGCTCTCGCTCTTTCCGTGCTCAGAGTCCTGAGGGGAGAAGAAAGGCCTAAAAATTACACACAAGAAGCGAAAGAATGGAGAGAGAAATATGGTGCATATATTGATGGGACCATTCGGTAG
- a CDS encoding bifunctional enoyl-CoA hydratase/phosphate acetyltransferase has product MRKLDELFDKIGSFKKTVRLAVAVGHDEDILKSVTVASEKGIVEVVLFGDAERTKSLANALNLDLKKVNLVHVEDPIVAGRMAVESISKGEADLLMKGKIKTGDLMRIFLQKEYGLRTGRTLSAVSVFELRTYHKLLIVSDGGMVISPDLQQKVDIIENAVFVAQTLEIDTPKVAIVGAIEVVNPKMPITLDASILSKMNERGQIKNCIVDGPFAFDNAVSKEAALIKGINSSVAGDADILIVPDIESGNILSKALIYLAGAKAATVVVGARVPVVLTSRADNDETKLFSIALGALISLKTGHKG; this is encoded by the coding sequence ATGCGGAAACTCGATGAGCTTTTCGATAAGATCGGTTCTTTTAAGAAAACCGTCAGACTAGCGGTTGCTGTTGGACATGATGAAGATATACTAAAATCCGTCACGGTAGCTTCTGAAAAGGGAATCGTGGAGGTGGTTCTTTTCGGGGACGCTGAAAGAACAAAATCATTGGCAAATGCTTTGAATCTCGACCTGAAAAAGGTTAATTTGGTTCACGTAGAAGATCCAATTGTAGCAGGAAGAATGGCGGTAGAGTCAATTTCAAAAGGAGAAGCTGATCTTTTAATGAAAGGAAAAATCAAGACTGGGGATCTGATGAGGATATTTCTCCAAAAAGAATACGGTCTCAGAACAGGAAGAACTCTCTCCGCGGTAAGCGTTTTTGAACTTCGAACTTACCATAAGCTTTTGATCGTTTCTGACGGAGGAATGGTCATATCTCCCGATCTTCAACAGAAAGTTGACATTATCGAGAATGCAGTCTTTGTAGCTCAAACCTTGGAAATAGATACCCCAAAAGTTGCGATAGTCGGAGCCATAGAGGTGGTTAATCCAAAGATGCCAATCACTCTAGATGCATCGATCCTATCAAAGATGAACGAAAGAGGTCAAATAAAGAATTGTATCGTAGATGGACCATTTGCCTTTGACAATGCTGTGAGTAAAGAAGCGGCTCTGATCAAAGGAATAAATAGCTCTGTTGCTGGTGATGCGGATATTTTGATTGTACCTGACATAGAATCTGGAAACATTCTCTCAAAGGCTCTCATCTATCTAGCCGGCGCAAAGGCTGCAACGGTAGTTGTTGGAGCCCGTGTTCCTGTCGTTCTTACTTCCAGGGCAGATAATGATGAGACGAAGCTTTTTTCTATAGCGTTGGGAGCCTTAATTTCTTTGAAAACGGGACATAAGGGGTGA
- the efp gene encoding elongation factor P, translating into MIEVGDLKKGMFIVYDGEIYRVLEASKHFMGRGSGLVRTKLKNVKTGLVREVNFPSGEKVPEAELSFRKAQYLYRDGDHYYFMTLDDYEQYALSEEEIGDARYYMIENMEVDLVFYEGSPIGVELPTTVELTVVETEPSFKGDTVSGGGKPAVLETGLKITVPYFIEVGDKIKVDTRTGEYVGRA; encoded by the coding sequence ATGATAGAAGTAGGTGACTTGAAAAAGGGTATGTTCATCGTTTATGATGGAGAGATATACAGGGTACTTGAAGCAAGCAAGCATTTTATGGGAAGAGGAAGTGGTCTTGTGAGAACAAAGCTCAAGAACGTGAAAACAGGTTTGGTCAGAGAAGTAAACTTTCCAAGTGGTGAAAAAGTACCAGAGGCGGAGCTTTCTTTCAGAAAGGCTCAATATCTTTACAGAGATGGCGATCATTATTATTTCATGACCTTGGATGATTACGAACAGTACGCTCTCAGCGAAGAGGAGATAGGAGATGCCAGATATTACATGATCGAAAATATGGAAGTGGATTTGGTCTTTTACGAAGGATCACCTATAGGTGTTGAGCTCCCAACCACCGTCGAATTGACAGTGGTGGAGACAGAACCATCTTTCAAAGGAGATACTGTATCGGGTGGTGGAAAACCAGCCGTTCTCGAAACAGGCCTCAAAATAACGGTGCCTTATTTTATCGAAGTTGGTGATAAAATAAAAGTTGACACAAGGACAGGTGAATACGTGGGAAGAGCATAA
- a CDS encoding ferredoxin family protein produces MAKAMGYIEIDSERCKGCGLCVDACPVKVIGFSKKYNSKGYHPAEYKGEGCIACGFCYLSCPDVCITVFREVQKKLKVNV; encoded by the coding sequence ATGGCAAAAGCGATGGGATACATTGAAATTGATTCAGAAAGATGTAAAGGTTGTGGATTGTGTGTGGACGCATGTCCAGTTAAGGTAATTGGATTTTCTAAGAAATACAATTCCAAAGGTTATCATCCTGCCGAATACAAGGGTGAAGGATGCATAGCATGTGGTTTTTGTTATTTGAGTTGCCCGGATGTGTGTATAACGGTTTTTCGAGAAGTCCAAAAGAAACTGAAGGTAAACGTCTGA
- a CDS encoding thiamine pyrophosphate-dependent enzyme, with amino-acid sequence MVIFSRPKSLSEKEFTYCPGCHHGIVHRLIAEVIDELGIQEKTIMVAPVGCSVFAYEFFNVDGTVAPHGRALAVATGIKRALPDRVVFTYQGDGDLAAIGIGETIHAANRGEKLTTIFINNAVYGMTGGQMAPTTLLGQKTTTTPYGRNPENDGYPFHVSEILSTLPGVAYLERVTVSTPQNIRNAKKAIRKAFIAQIKGVGFGLVEVLSTCPTNWGMSPVEAQKWLLENMTKEYPLGVFVDKVGD; translated from the coding sequence ATGGTGATATTCAGCAGGCCAAAATCTCTCAGTGAAAAAGAATTCACGTATTGTCCCGGTTGTCATCATGGAATAGTTCATCGATTGATTGCTGAGGTCATAGATGAACTCGGAATTCAAGAGAAAACTATAATGGTTGCCCCTGTGGGATGTTCTGTCTTTGCATACGAATTTTTCAATGTGGACGGAACAGTAGCTCCACACGGTCGAGCCCTTGCTGTTGCCACTGGTATAAAAAGAGCGCTTCCTGATCGTGTGGTATTCACCTATCAAGGGGATGGAGATTTGGCGGCGATAGGAATTGGAGAGACAATCCACGCGGCCAATCGCGGAGAAAAGTTGACAACAATCTTTATAAACAATGCGGTGTACGGTATGACGGGTGGTCAAATGGCTCCCACTACCCTCCTCGGTCAGAAAACCACCACTACACCTTACGGGAGAAATCCAGAAAACGATGGATATCCGTTCCATGTTTCTGAGATTCTGAGTACTTTGCCCGGAGTAGCCTATCTCGAGCGAGTTACCGTGAGTACGCCTCAAAATATTCGGAACGCAAAGAAAGCCATTAGAAAAGCTTTTATTGCCCAGATAAAAGGTGTGGGATTCGGTTTAGTAGAGGTCCTCAGCACCTGCCCCACGAATTGGGGAATGAGCCCAGTCGAAGCCCAAAAATGGCTGTTGGAAAACATGACAAAAGAGTATCCTTTGGGAGTATTTGTGGACAAGGTGGGGGATTGA
- the buk gene encoding butyrate kinase, producing the protein MYRILVINPGSTSTKVAIFEDETKICEERITHSVEELMKYERIMDQEPMRRAVVERFLENHGYSMEDIDAIGARGGILEPVPSGTYKVDEYMVDYLLHHSPVEHVSNLAAVIGYKLGKPHNIPCFITDPVSVDEMCDEARFSGLPDIERKSYSHALNIKAVARKVAKEMGKPYEKTKMVVVHLGSGISVTAHLNGKMIDVNNANDEGPFSVERTGELPVGDVVKTAYSGKYTARELKKRFVGKGGLVAYLGTNDLRRALEESKNSEKVRLVVEAMAYQIAKEIGGMCAVLGSKPDAIIITGGMAHSLEFVEMIRQYVRKFGSLRIVPGEFEMEALALGVLRVLKGEEKPKDYKEIVWRRKNAETR; encoded by the coding sequence ATGTACAGAATACTGGTTATAAACCCCGGTTCAACTTCAACGAAAGTGGCCATTTTTGAAGATGAAACGAAGATCTGCGAAGAGAGAATCACTCATTCTGTTGAAGAACTTATGAAATACGAAAGGATCATGGATCAAGAACCGATGAGAAGGGCTGTTGTAGAGAGATTCCTTGAAAATCACGGTTACAGTATGGAAGATATCGATGCCATCGGAGCACGAGGTGGAATTCTCGAACCTGTTCCCAGTGGAACTTACAAAGTGGACGAATACATGGTCGATTATCTCCTCCATCATTCCCCCGTTGAACACGTTTCCAATCTTGCAGCGGTAATAGGGTATAAACTTGGGAAACCTCACAACATTCCTTGTTTCATTACAGACCCCGTTTCTGTCGATGAGATGTGTGATGAAGCGAGATTTTCTGGCCTCCCAGATATAGAAAGAAAAAGCTACTCACACGCCTTGAACATAAAGGCAGTTGCCCGAAAAGTAGCAAAAGAAATGGGAAAACCTTATGAAAAGACTAAGATGGTTGTGGTTCATCTCGGTAGTGGAATTTCTGTCACCGCTCATCTCAACGGAAAAATGATAGATGTGAACAATGCTAACGATGAAGGGCCGTTCAGCGTTGAAAGAACGGGTGAACTTCCCGTCGGAGACGTTGTGAAAACGGCATATTCTGGAAAGTACACCGCAAGAGAGTTGAAGAAGCGATTCGTTGGAAAAGGAGGACTTGTTGCATATCTGGGAACGAACGATTTGAGAAGGGCTTTAGAAGAATCGAAAAATTCAGAAAAAGTGAGATTAGTCGTTGAGGCGATGGCCTATCAAATTGCGAAAGAGATTGGAGGAATGTGTGCAGTTCTTGGATCCAAGCCTGACGCAATAATCATTACGGGCGGAATGGCACACAGTTTAGAGTTCGTTGAGATGATAAGACAGTATGTTCGAAAATTTGGATCTTTGAGAATAGTGCCAGGAGAATTTGAAATGGAAGCACTGGCTCTCGGAGTTCTAAGAGTACTCAAAGGTGAAGAAAAACCGAAAGATTACAAAGAGATCGTGTGGAGGAGAAAGAATGCGGAAACTCGATGA
- a CDS encoding Asp23/Gls24 family envelope stress response protein, with amino-acid sequence MSEEYKNIEISDGVIKEIAIRSIEEFLGDVSSKVIKKIRKSLDVTRNPDDSLIIEFKIDVPYGEPIPEYVSKLTEKVKHDIEMMTSMNVESINVVVENVFEKEEEIEEPGGEEEEKTE; translated from the coding sequence ATGTCGGAAGAATACAAGAATATCGAAATATCGGATGGAGTGATAAAGGAAATTGCAATCAGAAGCATCGAAGAGTTTCTGGGTGATGTGAGTTCCAAGGTAATCAAAAAAATTAGGAAAAGTCTCGATGTAACAAGAAATCCAGATGATAGTCTCATTATTGAATTCAAGATCGATGTGCCTTACGGTGAGCCAATTCCTGAGTACGTTTCCAAACTTACAGAAAAAGTGAAACACGACATCGAAATGATGACGTCCATGAATGTCGAATCTATAAATGTTGTGGTGGAGAATGTTTTCGAAAAAGAGGAAGAAATAGAAGAACCCGGAGGAGAGGAGGAAGAAAAGACCGAATAA
- the uvrB gene encoding excinuclease ABC subunit UvrB: MFKLVSEYEPTGDQPQAIEKLVEGLNRGMRFQTLLGVTGSGKTFTMANVIARVNRPTLVISPNKTLAAQLYQEFKTFFPENRVEFFISYYDYYQPEAYIPTKDLYIEKNADINDVIVRMRMSTLKSVRTRRDVIVVASVSCIYATGDPNDFDRMNIKLSVGDNIDTLELAEKLAKIGYRRTEDVSLSGCFRLRGDTVEIYPTYQDEGIRIEFFDDEVDSITLIDRMNRTTVERLDKVIIYPAVEFVTTERKLKKAIESIKEELNERLVELKRQGKTLEYERLKQRTLNDIELLETMGYCPGIENYSRHFDGRKPGEPPYTLLDYFDEDFLVFIDESHITVPQLRAMYNGDRSRKKNLVEYGFRLPSAYDNRPLTFEEFLKKVKQIIFVSATPGDFELSVSEQVVEQIIRPTGLVDPEVEVRPTKGQVDDLVNEIVKVKRRGERALVTVLTKKTAELLSEHLTELGIRSLYLHSELDAIERVEVLKKLRRGDVDVVVGVNLLREGLDLPEVSLVAIMDADVEGFLRSETTLIQIIGRTARNVNGKVIMYADRITNAMKRAIEETNRRRKIQLEYNRKHGITPKSIVKPLEIEIFEKFMVKEEPVKYGDTLSNIFALKKNLSPEEYIALLEEEMYRAASELRYEDAAILRDELFKVREEIKKKKGR; the protein is encoded by the coding sequence GTGTTCAAGCTGGTAAGCGAATATGAACCTACCGGAGATCAGCCTCAAGCGATAGAAAAACTTGTTGAAGGATTAAACAGAGGGATGAGATTTCAAACACTTCTTGGGGTTACAGGAAGCGGGAAGACGTTCACCATGGCCAATGTGATCGCTAGGGTGAACAGACCGACGCTCGTTATCTCACCGAATAAAACCCTCGCCGCACAACTCTATCAAGAATTCAAAACCTTTTTTCCAGAAAACAGGGTGGAGTTTTTCATAAGTTATTATGATTACTATCAACCAGAAGCTTATATTCCCACGAAGGACCTCTACATAGAGAAGAATGCGGATATAAACGATGTGATTGTGAGAATGCGTATGTCCACTTTGAAGTCGGTGAGGACAAGAAGAGATGTGATCGTGGTTGCGAGTGTTTCTTGTATCTACGCGACGGGGGATCCCAATGATTTCGATAGAATGAACATAAAACTCTCTGTAGGCGATAACATAGATACCTTAGAGCTTGCAGAAAAACTAGCAAAGATAGGTTATCGGAGAACGGAAGATGTTTCTCTGTCGGGGTGTTTCAGGCTAAGAGGAGACACCGTGGAGATTTATCCCACTTATCAAGATGAAGGAATAAGAATCGAATTCTTTGATGATGAAGTAGATTCAATAACTTTGATCGATAGAATGAATCGAACTACTGTAGAGAGGTTGGATAAGGTCATAATTTACCCGGCTGTCGAATTTGTTACAACTGAAAGGAAACTGAAAAAGGCCATTGAATCTATAAAAGAAGAACTCAACGAAAGGCTTGTAGAGCTCAAGAGACAGGGAAAAACTTTGGAGTACGAACGTCTCAAACAGAGGACACTAAACGATATAGAACTTCTTGAAACAATGGGTTATTGTCCTGGTATAGAAAATTATTCCAGACATTTTGATGGAAGAAAACCAGGCGAACCACCCTACACCCTGTTAGATTACTTTGATGAAGATTTTCTAGTTTTCATTGACGAATCTCATATCACTGTCCCTCAATTGAGGGCGATGTACAACGGGGATCGATCTAGGAAGAAAAATCTTGTTGAATACGGTTTTCGTCTTCCTTCTGCTTACGATAACAGGCCTCTAACTTTCGAGGAATTTTTGAAAAAGGTCAAACAGATTATTTTTGTTTCCGCCACACCAGGGGATTTCGAATTGAGTGTTTCTGAGCAGGTTGTAGAGCAGATCATAAGACCAACTGGTCTCGTTGACCCGGAAGTGGAAGTACGACCTACGAAAGGACAGGTAGACGATTTGGTTAACGAGATTGTAAAAGTGAAACGAAGAGGCGAAAGGGCACTTGTTACAGTTCTCACTAAAAAAACAGCGGAGCTTTTGAGTGAACATTTGACCGAACTTGGCATAAGATCTCTGTATCTTCATTCAGAACTTGATGCGATAGAAAGAGTGGAAGTTTTAAAAAAATTGCGGCGCGGAGATGTGGATGTAGTGGTTGGAGTTAACCTTCTAAGGGAAGGATTGGATCTTCCAGAGGTATCGCTTGTTGCAATCATGGATGCCGATGTAGAAGGTTTTTTGAGATCAGAGACCACTCTTATACAGATTATAGGGAGAACAGCAAGAAATGTAAACGGTAAGGTCATTATGTACGCAGACAGGATAACAAATGCCATGAAGAGAGCCATTGAAGAAACGAACAGAAGGAGGAAAATACAGCTTGAATATAATCGAAAACACGGTATCACTCCGAAGTCCATAGTGAAACCTCTCGAAATAGAAATCTTTGAAAAATTTATGGTCAAGGAAGAACCAGTCAAGTATGGAGACACGCTTTCGAATATCTTTGCCTTGAAAAAAAATCTCTCTCCCGAGGAATACATAGCTTTGCTGGAAGAAGAAATGTATCGAGCAGCCAGCGAGTTGAGATACGAAGACGCGGCAATTCTAAGGGATGAATTATTCAAGGTGAGGGAAGAAATAAAAAAGAAGAAGGGACGATGA
- a CDS encoding transketolase, with translation MSRFPYEKLPKSELEELKELGKLCRGDILKMTYIANSGHPGGSMSSIDLYLTVFKYAKLRPIDDPARDRVVISHGHTSPGVYAAMSRLGFVDLEEVLIGFRHPASVFEGHVTRGVGIIDWTTGNLGQGLSAGLGFALASRFTGNDYHVFVLMSDAEQAKGQVAEARRVAKKYGVTNLTVIIDYNDAQISGRARDIMPVNIKENYLADGWKVIEIDGHDYEQIYLALKEAVEDELNPVAILAKTVMGKGVSFMENEVKYHGKPLNREELERALSELGIENDVDIYIEKRKQLPVKKHEKVHKFYPVRIDTGNPITYTEPLDNRTAFGKAILDIVRKNANDPNATPIVAVDCDLKSSVKLDLLDKEFPERVLEVGVQEHNAAAMAGALSAEGVITFFADFGVFGISETYNQHRLNAINRTNLKVVVTHCGINVGEDGKTHHGLDYISGPMNWYGFKVIVPGDPNQTDRVVRYAAKEYGNFVIAMGRSKLPIILKEDGKPFFGDNYTFEYGKIDIVRKGEDAVILTYGSTLHVAVEAAEELKKEGVNVTVLNVSCPVDLDIETLKMTDGKPVLVVEDHNVFTGLGSYLGTVLIENGIFPKKYVRLGLSEFAVSGSYKLLYKIYGLDKEGIVSKVKEIL, from the coding sequence ATGTCAAGGTTTCCATATGAAAAACTTCCAAAGAGCGAATTAGAAGAATTAAAAGAACTCGGCAAACTCTGTCGGGGCGATATCTTGAAAATGACGTACATTGCCAATTCCGGTCATCCAGGTGGCTCCATGTCTTCTATTGATCTGTATCTAACCGTTTTCAAGTATGCAAAATTGAGGCCCATTGATGATCCAGCAAGAGATAGAGTTGTGATCAGCCATGGCCATACGTCTCCTGGTGTCTACGCCGCAATGTCAAGATTGGGGTTCGTTGATCTTGAAGAAGTACTGATCGGGTTCAGACATCCCGCCTCTGTTTTCGAAGGGCACGTAACAAGAGGGGTAGGGATAATTGATTGGACCACTGGAAACTTAGGTCAAGGTCTTTCTGCTGGTCTTGGTTTCGCGCTCGCCTCTAGATTCACCGGAAACGACTATCATGTCTTTGTTCTCATGAGCGATGCGGAACAAGCGAAAGGGCAGGTTGCCGAAGCGAGAAGGGTTGCAAAAAAATATGGTGTAACGAATCTCACGGTGATAATTGATTACAACGATGCTCAAATCAGCGGACGAGCAAGGGATATCATGCCTGTGAACATAAAGGAAAACTATCTTGCAGATGGTTGGAAAGTTATTGAAATCGATGGTCACGATTACGAACAGATCTACCTCGCTTTGAAAGAAGCTGTTGAAGATGAACTCAATCCCGTCGCTATTCTTGCAAAAACGGTGATGGGCAAAGGAGTTTCCTTCATGGAGAACGAAGTGAAATATCATGGGAAACCCTTGAACAGGGAAGAACTCGAAAGAGCTTTGTCAGAGTTGGGGATAGAAAACGATGTGGATATTTATATTGAGAAAAGAAAACAACTTCCGGTGAAAAAGCACGAAAAGGTTCATAAATTTTATCCGGTGAGAATCGATACGGGGAATCCAATTACTTACACCGAACCGCTTGACAACAGAACAGCCTTTGGAAAAGCGATTCTCGATATCGTCAGAAAGAACGCCAATGATCCAAACGCCACACCGATAGTTGCGGTAGATTGTGACTTGAAAAGTTCAGTGAAACTTGATCTCCTTGATAAAGAATTCCCCGAAAGAGTTTTAGAGGTTGGAGTCCAAGAACACAATGCTGCTGCAATGGCAGGGGCACTTTCTGCAGAGGGTGTAATCACTTTTTTCGCTGATTTTGGAGTATTCGGTATTTCTGAGACCTATAACCAGCACAGACTGAATGCCATAAACAGGACTAACTTAAAAGTTGTTGTTACTCATTGTGGAATCAACGTTGGAGAAGATGGAAAAACCCATCACGGCCTCGACTACATATCCGGTCCTATGAATTGGTACGGCTTCAAAGTAATCGTACCCGGTGATCCGAATCAAACCGACAGAGTTGTGAGATATGCCGCAAAAGAGTATGGAAATTTCGTGATCGCTATGGGGAGATCAAAGCTGCCTATCATCCTAAAAGAAGATGGAAAACCATTTTTCGGAGATAACTACACATTTGAGTACGGAAAAATAGATATTGTGAGGAAAGGTGAAGATGCCGTCATTTTGACCTACGGTTCCACACTTCATGTGGCAGTGGAAGCAGCAGAGGAACTAAAAAAGGAAGGGGTGAACGTGACGGTTTTGAACGTATCTTGCCCAGTAGATCTTGATATTGAGACGCTGAAAATGACTGATGGGAAACCTGTACTCGTTGTTGAAGATCACAACGTGTTTACTGGACTCGGCAGTTACCTTGGAACTGTACTCATCGAAAACGGTATCTTTCCGAAAAAGTACGTGAGGTTAGGATTGTCGGAGTTTGCAGTCTCTGGAAGCTACAAACTACTTTACAAAATATATGGCCTTGATAAAGAAGGTATCGTCTCGAAGGTCAAAGAAATTCTTTAA
- a CDS encoding 3-methyl-2-oxobutanoate dehydrogenase subunit VorB: MRKLMMKGNEAIAESAVRAGCRLYFAYPITPQSEIAEYMSKRLPEVGGTFLQTESEIATVNMVYGAACTGKRVMTSTSSPGFSLMQEGISYIAGAELPCVFVNVVRGGPGLGDIQPAQSDYFQATKGGGHGDYRLIVLAPSTLQEAVDLTQLAFDLADKYRNPVLILADGMIGQMMEPVELPPMKDISSLPDHSSWALTGANGREPHRIAAFNIDPHGLEEMNKRYQEKYARISLEEQRWEEYKTEDAEFLMVGYGTIGRILKSVVDDLREKNLPVGLFRPITLWPFPYKRLEELSKKVNFVLTVEMSSGQMVEDVRLAVNGKAPVYFYGRMGGIVPTPNEIRFAFENLLKEVK, from the coding sequence ATGAGAAAGTTGATGATGAAAGGAAACGAAGCAATCGCAGAATCTGCAGTGAGAGCGGGATGCAGACTTTATTTCGCGTATCCTATAACTCCTCAGAGTGAAATAGCAGAGTACATGTCAAAGAGGCTTCCAGAAGTTGGTGGAACATTCCTTCAAACTGAAAGTGAAATAGCCACCGTAAACATGGTATACGGTGCTGCGTGTACGGGAAAAAGGGTTATGACCTCCACTTCTTCACCAGGTTTCAGCTTGATGCAGGAAGGTATCTCTTACATCGCTGGTGCGGAGCTTCCATGTGTCTTTGTAAACGTTGTTCGGGGTGGACCGGGACTTGGTGATATCCAACCGGCGCAGAGCGACTACTTCCAAGCGACCAAAGGTGGTGGTCACGGAGATTATAGATTGATTGTTCTCGCGCCTTCGACTCTCCAGGAAGCGGTGGATTTAACACAACTTGCTTTTGATCTTGCAGATAAATATCGAAATCCTGTTCTCATATTGGCAGATGGAATGATCGGTCAGATGATGGAACCTGTGGAATTACCTCCTATGAAGGATATTTCTTCTCTTCCAGATCATTCAAGTTGGGCATTAACGGGTGCCAATGGAAGAGAACCTCACAGAATAGCCGCATTCAATATAGACCCTCACGGTTTGGAAGAAATGAACAAACGCTACCAAGAGAAATACGCACGAATTTCACTTGAGGAACAAAGATGGGAAGAGTACAAAACGGAGGATGCCGAATTCCTCATGGTAGGGTATGGAACGATTGGAAGAATTCTTAAAAGCGTTGTAGACGACCTCAGAGAAAAGAATCTACCGGTTGGTTTGTTCAGACCCATAACACTTTGGCCGTTTCCTTACAAAAGGCTCGAAGAACTTTCGAAGAAGGTAAATTTTGTGCTCACCGTAGAGATGAGCAGTGGTCAAATGGTGGAAGATGTTCGACTCGCTGTAAATGGAAAAGCACCTGTATATTTCTACGGCAGGATGGGTGGCATAGTGCCCACACCGAACGAGATTCGATTTGCTTTTGAAAATCTCCTCAAGGAGGTGAAATAG